GAAAAGAAGGTCGACCGCATCTTCTTCCCGATGATGATTTCGCTCCCAAGCGACCACACCAAGTTTAACGCCACGACGGTCTGCCCGGTCGTGCAAGGTTACCCGAACATCTGCCAGAACACGGACGAACCCGAAAAGAATTACGGCATCCCGATGGACCAGCCGATTTTCCACTGGGCAAACACCAAGCTCCGCAGAAGCCAGACCATCGACTGGTTCCACGACAACTGGAACATTGACAAAAAGATTTTGGACAAGGCAGTCACGGAAGGCGAAAAGGCACTCAACAATTACCGCACCACACTCCTCGAAGAAGGCCAAAAGATTCTCGACGAAGTGAAGGCAAACGACAGCTTTGCCGTTGTGATTGCAGGCCGCCCCTACCATGCCGACTTGCTCATCAACCACAACATTGCAAGCCACTTTACCGCCATGGGCATTCCGGTGCTCACCACCGAATCGCTCCCGGGCGTTTATGACCAGGATGTTCCGAGCCACACCCGCGTGGAAATCAAGAACACGTTCCACTTGCGCATGCTCGGCGCAACGATGATTGCTTCAAGAGACCCGCATGTTGAACTTGCCCAGATCGTGAGCTTCGGTTGCGGACATGACTCCGTATTGACCGATGAAATGATGCGCATGATGCACCGCGATTCCAACAAGGAAATGCTCATGCTCAAGCTCGACGAAGGTGACGCAAGAGGCCCGGTGGGCATCCGCATCAAGAGCTTTATCGAAACCGTGAAGGCCCGCCGTGCGGCAAACCTCCCGGACAAGCCGATTTCGAACGAACCGCAGTTCCACACGCCGTACGTGGCGAGCGACAAGACCAAGCGTATCATCTTGACACCGAACCTCTCGCCTGCATTTGCCATTCTCGCAAGTTCCTACATCCAAGGCAAGGGTTACCTCTCGGATTACCTCCCGGTTGCAGACAAGCGCGCTATTGAACTCGGCAAGAAGTACGTGCACAACGACATTTGCTTCCCGTGCCAGATCAACATTGGCGAATGCCTCAAGTGGCTCGAAGAACACCCGAACGTTCCGCAGACCGAAGTTTCAATGTGCCTTGCCAAGAACTGCGAAAACTGCCGCGCTGTGCAGTACTCCGTGCTTGGCCGTAAAGCTCTTGACGAAGCGGGTTACAAGGACGTTTCCATCATCACGACCGGCATCGACTATAAAGGCATGCATCCGGGATTCCAGCTCGGGCTCGACTTCCGTCTCCACACGCTCTGGGGCCTTGCATTCATGGACGCCATCGAAACGGCTTACCGTGCACTCCGCCCCTACGAAATCCACAAGGGTGATTCCAAGAAGATTTACAGCAAGTGGATGCCGGAACTGATGAAGACCGCCGCCACCCTCAAGAAGACGGAACTCGGCTCTGCTAAGCGCCTTGTCGAAATGCTTCGCCAGTGCATCGACGAATTCAACAAGGTCGAAATCACGGAAGCCCGTCAGAAGGGCATCCGCAAGCCGCGCGTTGCCGTGCTCGGCGAAATCCTCATGAACTACCACCCGAGCGCAAACGGACATGTCGAAGACTACCTCATGGACAACGGTATGGAAGTTTACCTCCCGGGCATGATGGACTTCTTCCGCGTTGACGAAGTTGTCCGCGCCGAAAAGATCAAGCGCGGATTCTCGGCAAACCCGATTGCAGACCGTATCGAAGGAAGCGTCACCGCAAAGCTCTTTGCACACGCCGCAGAAACAGCCAAGAAAGTCATGCAGTCGTTCAAGCTCTACGAACACCACGCCGACTGCTTCGAACTCGTGAACTACATTGACGGCATTATCGACCCGACATACAACACGGGTGAAGGCTGGCTCATCCCGGCTGAAATCCTTTACAACTCGAAGCACGGCATCAACAGCTTCATCATTGTGCAGCCGTTCGCCTGCCTCGCCAACCACATCAGTGGCCGTGGCCTCACGAAGGCTGTAAAGGAACGTTGCCCGCACGTGCAAATCCTGAGCTTGGACTACGATCCGGATACCAGCTTTGCCAACATCGAGAACCGCTTGCAGATGCTCATCATCAACGCTCGCGAACTCGAACGTGCGAATAAGGTGAACGGCCCTGCGGCCAGTAGGCAGTAGGAAGTAGACAGTAGACAGTGTCATCCTGAGTGAAGTCGAAGGATCTAAACATTAGAAAAGGAACCCCCGACGGGGTTCCTTTTTTTTGCATCGTCATCCCACATTCTCGTCATCCTAACGCGAAGCGGAAGGATCCAGTTAAATCCAGCTTTCTCATTACAAGATTTAACTGGATGTTTACCCAAAGGGCATAACTCCACTAAGCTACTTAAGTAGCAAGTGTCGTATATCGGGACTTTGTCCCTCAACATGACGATAAAAAAAGACTTCCTCTTTCGAGGAAGCCCTTTTTCACAATTTGACTTAAATCGTTAACGAATTAGCGGACTGCAACGCGCTTCGTAGCGAGGACCTTGCGGCCTTCGGAGAGGCGAACAATCACAGCACCCTTGCCAGCAAACTGAGCCATGTCAACGGTCTTTGCAGCACCGGAGAATGTTTCAGAGAGCAGCATGTCACCGCGAACACTAAAGATCTTCACGGACTTCACGCCGTTGGAGGTCGTTGCGATGTTCAAGGTGTTGTTCATGACAACCAAGCTAGCCTTCGCTGCAACTGCGGCAACGACATCGAGCGTACCGTTGTTACGGCCATTAGCCTTGGAAATAACCGGATCTGCCTTCGGCTTCACGACTTCAGGTTCACCGCAAGAGGTTTCGACCCACCACCAGGTCTGGGAGGCTTCTTCGTTAATCCACTGCGGAACACCTTCACGGACGCGGTCCGGATTCATGGTGTAGCACTTGCCAGCACCCATGTTTCTCAAACCAGAGTTGTAGCAATGCTGATCGTAGTCGCCCGTACCGTTCTTGAATTCGATGCAAGCAGAGACGACGATTTCGCTAGAGCTAGATTCAACAGAGCTGGAAGATTCCACGCTAGAGCTGGATTCAGCAGAGCTGGAGGATTCTTCGCTGGAGCTGGATTCAACAGAGCTGGAAGATTCTTCGCTGGAGCTAGAAACGACTTCGCTAGAGCTAGAGACAACCGTACCACCGCACGGAGTTTCAACCCACCACCAAGTCTGGGTAGCAATTTCGTTGATCCAGAGCGGGTTTTCGTTCTTGCGGTCCGGGTTCATGGTATAGCACTTGCCCGGAGCCATTTCCTTAAGACCAGAGCTGTAGCAGTGGTCGCCGTAGTTGCCCGTACCGTTCTTGAACTCGATGCAAGCAGAGACGACGATTTCACTAGAGCTAGATTCAACAGAGCTGGAGGATTCTTCGCTGGAGCTGGATTCTTCGGAGCTAGAAGATTCTTCGCTAGAGCTGGATTCTTCGGAGCTAGAAGATTCTTCGCTGGAGCTGGATTCTTCGGAGCTAGAGGATTCTTCGCTAGAGCTGGATTCTTCAGAGCTAGAAGATTCTTCGCTGGAGCTGGATTCTTCGGAGCTAGAAGATTCTTCGCTAGAGCTGGATTCTTCGGAGCTGGAGCTTTCTTCGCTGGAGCTAGATTCTTCGGAGCTGGAGCTTTCTTCGCTAGAGCTGGAATCCGGATTATAGGAACTGGTAATTACAATATATTCTTCTTCGCTGGAGCTGGATTCAGCAGAGCTGGAGGATTCTTCGCTGGAGCTGGATTCAACAGAGCTGGAAGAGACTTCGCTAGAGCTAGATTCAACAGAGCTGGAGGATTCTTCGCTGGAGCTGGATACAACAGAGCTAGAAGATTCTTCACTAGAACTAGAGACGACAGAGCTGGAGCTTTCTGCGCTGGAGCTAGAAAGTTCAACACCGCACGGAGTTTCAACCCACCACCATGTCTGGGTGGCGATTTCGTTGATCCAGAGCGGGTTCTCGTTCTTGCGGTCCGGGTTCATGGTGTAGCACTTGCCCGGAGCCATTTCCTTAAGACCAGAACTGTAGCAGTGGTCGCCGTAGTTGCCCGTACCGTTCTTGAACTCGATGCAAGTAGAAACGATCGGTTCTACGCTGGAGCTAGAGACAACAGAGCTGGAGCTTTCTGCACTGGAGCTAGATTCCACGCTGGAGCTGGATTCTACAGAGCTGGAAGAGACTTCGCTAGAGCTAGAGACGACAGAACTGGAGCTTTCTGCGCTGGAGCTGGAAGCAGCTTCGATGCAAGGCGTTTCAGTCCACCACCAAGTCTGGGAAACCATCTGGTTAATCCACTGCGGGACGCCTTCCTTAATACGATCCGGGTTGATGGTATAGCACTTGCCCGGAGCCATATCGAGAAGACCTGAATTATAACAATGCTTGTCATAATCGCCCGTTCCGTTTACAAACGGAATACAAGGAGAAGCTTCTTGAGCAAACACCATTGCTGATGCCAAGCCCAAGAATAAGGTTGTTTTTTTGGTTGTTTTCATTTATTTGCCTTTTTTTAGTTTATTTTAAGGTCAAATAAATTTAGTAAACAAATCATACAAAATAAGTTTAAGTATATAATATCTTTACAAGAAAGGCATAAATTGCTTAATTTTCAAGAATTTAGGCAAAAAAGCACACCAAGTAACTTAATTTTTACAGAATTTAGCCGTAAATATTTCACTTGGACGATACAATATGTCTGTAAAAAAGCAAACAAACATTTACAAATAAAAAAAATCCGAGAATCACAAATTCCCGGACTTTTGTCATTCAGGCTCAACCGAGCCAGAAAATTCATTTTATGATTTAATCCAACTTGATCTTCTTGAGGCTCGTGACGCCTGCATTTTTCACGCGGACAACATAGAGACCGTTCGGGACTGCCTTTAGCGAAACATTCAACGAGCCTTTGGCCTGACGGTCAAAAGACTTCAACACGCTGCCCGTCATAGAAATCAAATCTACACGGACATTGCCATTTGCTGCAATCTGGAGAGTCCTGCCGGAGAGAGTCATCTTCGGGGATTTCGCCATGATTGTCGGCAAAGCAATTGTACCTTCGCTAGAGCTGGACCCCGGATTCACAGAACTCGAAGAAGTCGGCTGAGACGGATTTGCAGCGGCAAGGTTCGGCATATTACCCGAAACAAGCAAGCCATTCAAAAGCTTGAGGGACTGGTTGAAGTAGTTTTCGTCACCGAGAGCGACGGCTTCCTTCCAGTATTCATCGAGCTTGGCCTGGTACTTTGCATCAGAGATAAGCGAAGTCATGAGGGAAGTCACGAACGTGCTGTTGTGATCGTTGCCAAGGCTACCCGACTTTCTGAGCACAGGACCCTTCATGTCGGCTGCTTTGACGGTAGAAACAAATTCAGCCATTTTCTTGTCGAGTGCAAGTGCACGTTTATCGCCATGCCAGCAAACAGCCTTTGCGTTACGCCACGGAGCGCGGGAAGCGTCGTAGCTGTAATAGTCGTCTTCGCTCTTGCCGTTCTTGTCGGTCCAGTCATCAATGAGGCCCGTCGAAACTTCAGCAGAGCTGGCTTCGTAAAGCTTCATGTTGGCATCGTATGCGGATTCGCTCCAGAAGCTCGCGTTTTCCGTATCGACCAAAGCAAAAAGCGGCATATAGGCCGGGTCAAAATAGCCCGGGTTCTTGCGGTTGTAGCCGGCATCGCCCCACTTGTCGCCCGGCAAGTGCAAACCGTTCGATTCAAACTCGAACTTTTTCATGGACTGGATGAGCTTCTTGGCATCTTCCTTGTACTTTTCATCGCCAAACTGGTAATAAGCCATCACGAGGGCTGCGGCGGCATCGATATCGCCATCAAGAGCAGCACCCTTGTCATAAGCCTGGTTCAAGTTACCGACCTTCCAGACCATCAAGCCGTTTTCGTTCATCATCTTCTTGTAGAAGTTCCAAATCTTGTCGAATTGCAGCTGATAACTGGTCGTGTTGTCGCTAAAGTAAACCATCAAAAGCATACCGTAGCCGACACCTTCCGAGAAGTATTCGTTGGAACCCGGATCAGAACGCACACCGGCGACATCACCGTCTTCGTTGTACATGGTCTTCATCCAATAGGCAAACTGGGATTTCAGTTCTTCGGAAGCTTTAGCCTTGTCGCTCAAAAGCGTCGCATTTCCACCGTAATCGGACATTTGCGGAAACGGGAAATTCACCTTGGCCTCGGCGAGTCCGAAAGCAAACAAGCCAGCAAGTCCCAACTTGACCAAACGATTCATACACAACTCCTATGCCCAAAGGGCCGTTAAATCTATCTAAAAATAAATTATTAGCGACTAAATTTAAGTTTTTTTAG
This is a stretch of genomic DNA from Fibrobacter sp. UWB4. It encodes these proteins:
- a CDS encoding glycosyl hydrolase family 8; its protein translation is MNRLVKLGLAGLFAFGLAEAKVNFPFPQMSDYGGNATLLSDKAKASEELKSQFAYWMKTMYNEDGDVAGVRSDPGSNEYFSEGVGYGMLLMVYFSDNTTSYQLQFDKIWNFYKKMMNENGLMVWKVGNLNQAYDKGAALDGDIDAAAALVMAYYQFGDEKYKEDAKKLIQSMKKFEFESNGLHLPGDKWGDAGYNRKNPGYFDPAYMPLFALVDTENASFWSESAYDANMKLYEASSAEVSTGLIDDWTDKNGKSEDDYYSYDASRAPWRNAKAVCWHGDKRALALDKKMAEFVSTVKAADMKGPVLRKSGSLGNDHNSTFVTSLMTSLISDAKYQAKLDEYWKEAVALGDENYFNQSLKLLNGLLVSGNMPNLAAANPSQPTSSSSVNPGSSSSEGTIALPTIMAKSPKMTLSGRTLQIAANGNVRVDLISMTGSVLKSFDRQAKGSLNVSLKAVPNGLYVVRVKNAGVTSLKKIKLD